In Jaculus jaculus isolate mJacJac1 chromosome 11, mJacJac1.mat.Y.cur, whole genome shotgun sequence, the following proteins share a genomic window:
- the Sox8 gene encoding transcription factor SOX-8: MLDMSEVRAQPPCSPSGTASSMSHVEDSDSDAPPSPAGSEGLGRAGGAGRGDSAEASDERFPACIRDAVSQVLKGYDWSLVPMPVRGGGGGALKAKPHVKRPMNAFMVWAQAARRKLADQYPHLHNAELSKTLGKLWRLLSESEKRPFVEEAERLRVQHKKDHPDYKYQPRRRKSVKTGRSDSDSGTELGHHPGGPMYKAEAVLSDAHHHGDHTGQTHGPPTPPTTPKTDLHQAGSQGKQELRLEGRRLVDSGRQNIDFSNVDISELSSEVIGNMDTFDVHEFDQYLPLNGHSALPTESSQATASGSYGGTSYSHSGAAGVGASSVWAHKGTPSASASPTEAGPPRPHIKTEQLSPSHYSDQPHGSPGRADYGSYSAQASVTTAGPAAAASPFASSQCDYTDLQASNYYSPYPGYPPSLYQYPYFHSSRRPYASPLLSGLSMQPSHSPGSNWDQPVYTTLTRP, translated from the exons ATGCTGGACATGAGCGAGGTCCGTGCCCAGCCGCCCTGCAGCCCGTCGGGCACCGCCAGCTCCATGTCGCACGTGGAGGACTCGGACTCGGATGCGCCGCCGTCGCCCGCGGGCTCCGAGGGACTGGGCCGCGCAGGGGGCGCCGGCAGGGGCGACAGCGCCGAGGCTTCGGACGAGCGCTTCCCAGCCTGCATCCGCGACGCCGTGTCGCAGGTGCTCAAGGGCTACGACTGGAGCCTGGTGCCCATGCCCGTGcgggggggcggcggcggcgcgctcAAGGCCAAGCCGCACGTGAAGCGGCCCATGAACGCCTTCATGGTGTGGGCGCAGGCGGCGCGCCGAAAGCTGGCCGATCAGTACCCGCATCTTCACAACGCCGAGCTCAGCAAGACGCTGGGCAAGCTGTGGCG CTtgctgagtgagagtgagaagcGTCCTTTCGTGGAGGAGGCTGAGCGACTTCGTGTCCAGCACAAGAAAGACCACCCAGACTACAAGTACCAGCCACGCCGAAGAAAGAGCGTGAAGACTGGCCGAAGCGACTCCGACTCTGGCACTGAGCTGGGCCACCACCCGGGTGGCCCCATGTACAAAGCTGAGGCTGTGCTCAGTGACGCACACCACCATGGCGACCACACAG GCCAGACCCATGGGCCGCCCACCCCGCCCACCACCCCCAAAACCGACCTGCACCAGGCTGGTAGCCAGGGCAAGCAGGAGCTGAGGCTGGAAGGACGCCGCCTGGTGGACAGCGGGCGCCAGAACATCGACTTCAGCAACGTGGACATCTCCGAGCTTAGCAGTGAGGTCATCGGCAACATGGACACCTTTGATGTCCACGAGTTTGACCAGTATCTGCCCCTTAATGGCCACTCGGCCCTTCCCACAGAATCCAGCCAGGCGACTGCCTCTGGTTCCTATGGGGGCACCTCCTACTCCCACTCTGGGGCAGCCGGTGTGGGGGCATCCTCCGTGTGGGCACACAAGGGAACCCCGTCTGCCTCAGCATCACCCACCGAGGCTGGACCCCCGCGACCACACATCAAGACAGAGCAGCTGAGTCCCAGCCACTACAGTGACCAGCCGCATGGCTCACCAGGCCGTGCCGACTACGGCTCCTACAGCGCCCAGGCCAGCGTCACCACGGCTGGCCCCGCTGCAGCTGCCAGCCCCTTCGCCAGCTCACAGTGTGATTACACTGACCTGCAGGCCTCCAACTACTACAGCCCCTACCCAGGCTACCCGCCCAGTCTCTACCAGTACCCCTACTTCCACTCATCCCGCCGGCCCTACGCCTCACCGCTGCTCAGTGGACTGTCCATGCAGCCCTCTCACAGCCCCGGCAGCAACTGGGACCAGCCAGTGTACACCACCCTGACCCGGCCCTGA